One region of Turicibacter bilis genomic DNA includes:
- a CDS encoding DUF1700 domain-containing protein, with protein MNVLNQWLEELYQELQGISEDDRKDILESYEEQINEMIDLKINEREILSKLGSPKKVAQEIKQSFTDTETVSAQNKQIVFNIREKTNDDVIKKAIFIVVCIISLFVSLFFLITALRLIIGGFLLFQLSAGLMIAILGLGLLFLNIGIASIYIGYLGYKRISEKLD; from the coding sequence ATGAATGTTCTTAATCAATGGTTAGAAGAGTTATATCAAGAGTTACAGGGAATTTCAGAAGATGATCGTAAAGATATTTTAGAATCTTACGAGGAACAAATTAATGAAATGATTGACTTAAAGATCAATGAACGTGAAATCTTATCTAAACTAGGGTCACCTAAAAAAGTTGCACAGGAGATTAAACAATCATTTACTGATACAGAGACTGTATCCGCACAAAACAAGCAGATTGTTTTTAATATAAGAGAGAAAACAAACGATGATGTAATTAAAAAGGCAATTTTTATTGTTGTTTGCATTATCTCATTGTTTGTCTCACTATTCTTTTTAATTACTGCTCTTCGCTTAATTATTGGAGGTTTTTTACTATTCCAGTTATCGGCAGGACTTATGATTGCGATATTAGGATTAGGTTTATTGTTTTTAAATATTGGAATTGCCTCAATCTATATTGGTTACTTGGGATATAAGCGAATTAGTGAAAAATTAGATTAA
- a CDS encoding PadR family transcriptional regulator, with translation MNAQYKKGVLELCVLKLIQQDDLYGYETVQKVSFYIEVTESTIYPLLRRLTKEGYLSTYNRESNEGPPRKYYSMTVEGEVYLATLIREWDQMVDSVQRLLKGV, from the coding sequence ATGAATGCACAGTATAAGAAGGGTGTTTTAGAGCTATGTGTTTTAAAATTAATTCAACAAGATGATTTATATGGTTATGAAACAGTTCAGAAAGTTTCATTTTATATAGAGGTCACAGAAAGTACGATATATCCATTGTTAAGAAGATTAACGAAAGAAGGATATTTAAGTACGTATAATAGAGAATCGAATGAAGGCCCTCCACGTAAATATTATTCAATGACAGTTGAAGGGGAAGTTTATTTGGCAACATTAATAAGAGAATGGGATCAGATGGTAGATTCTGTTCAACGTTTATTGAAAGGAGTGTGA